From Coturnix japonica isolate 7356 chromosome 1, Coturnix japonica 2.1, whole genome shotgun sequence, the proteins below share one genomic window:
- the KCNE3 gene encoding potassium voltage-gated channel subfamily E member 3 isoform X1: MEEDNRTEPWHRSLQAMLDALNQTLHGAVLHPRTPHNTSTRTGRDDNAYLYILFVMTLFAATVGSLILGYTRSRKVEKRSDPYHVYIKNRVSMI, translated from the coding sequence atggaggaggacAACAGGACGGAGCCGTGGCACCGCAGCCTCCAAGCAATGCTGGATGCTTTGAACCAAACCCTACACGGGGCCGTCCTCCACCCCAGAACCCCACACAACACCAGCACCCGCACCGGCCGGGACGACAACGCCTACCTGTACATCCTCTTCGTCATGACACTCTTTGCTGCCACCGTGGGCAGCCTCATCCTGGGCTACACCCGGTCCCGAAAGGTGGAGAAGCGCAGCGATCCGTACCACGTCTACATCAAGAACAGGGTCTCCATGATCTGA
- the LIPT2 gene encoding putative lipoyltransferase 2, mitochondrial yields the protein MPVPAVRAVSLGLRPYEEALRVQQRCVAAARSARCPPPPPRPPSEYLVLSEPARPVYAWGLRGAPTEDEAEKLRAAGAGLAAVRRGGSVTFHGPGQLLAFPVLDLKARGMQLRGYVERLQDVAVRLCQRVGAVSAAGRPPPYTGVWVGDGKVCAVGVHCGNHITSHGLALNCCTDLSWFEHIVPCGLEGTTATSLSRELGRHVTIEDILEPFLESFQEVFDCTVVFSEEPKD from the exons ATGCCTGTTCCGGCGGTGCGGGCCGTCTCGTTGGGTTTGCGGCCTTACGAAGAAGCTTTGCGGGTCCAGCAGCGCTGCGTGGCGGCTGCGAGGTCGGCTCGgtgtcctcctcctcctcctcgtccaCCATCCGAGTACCTGGTGCTGAGCGAACCCGCACGGCCCGTCTATGcgtgggggctgcggggagccCCGACGGAGGATGAGGCGGAGAAGCTGCGGGCTGCGGGTGCGGGGTTGGCTGCGGTGCGGAGGGGAGGCAGCGTGACGTTCCACGGGCCGGGGCAGCTGTTGGCTTTCCCCGTGTTGGACCTGAAAGCGAGGGGGATGCAATTAAGGGGATACGTGGAGAGGCTGCAGGACGTGGCGGTGCGGCTGTGCCAAAGGGTCGGGGCTGTGAGCGCAGCAGGGAGACCACCGCCATACACCGGAGTGTGGGTGGGGGACGGCAAAGTGTGCGCTGTCG GGGTGCACTGTGGGAACCACATCACGTCCCATGGGCTGGCACTGAACTGCTGCACTGACCTCTCCTGGTTCGAGCACATCGTGCCCTGTGGGCTGGAAGGGACGACGGCCACTTCACTAAGTCGCGAATTAGGCCGCCATGTCACCATTGAGGACATCCTTGAGCCTTTCCTTGAGTCCTTCCAGGAGGTCTTTGACTGCACTGTGGTGTTTTCTGAGGAGCCTAAGGACTGA
- the KCNE3 gene encoding potassium voltage-gated channel subfamily E member 3 isoform X2 — protein MLQSQLNPAAVKAVRAPGSPDASTPHRLGEEMEEDNRTEPWHRSLQAMLDALNQTLHGAVLHPRTPHNTSTRTGRDDNAYLYILFVMTLFAATVGSLILGYTRSRKVEKRSDPYHVYIKNRVSMI, from the exons ATGCTCCAGTCCCAGCTCAACCCAGCGGCCGTGAAGGCAGTGAGGGCACCCG GCTCACCTGACGCTTCCACCCCACACAGGCTTGGtgaggagatggaggaggacAACAGGACGGAGCCGTGGCACCGCAGCCTCCAAGCAATGCTGGATGCTTTGAACCAAACCCTACACGGGGCCGTCCTCCACCCCAGAACCCCACACAACACCAGCACCCGCACCGGCCGGGACGACAACGCCTACCTGTACATCCTCTTCGTCATGACACTCTTTGCTGCCACCGTGGGCAGCCTCATCCTGGGCTACACCCGGTCCCGAAAGGTGGAGAAGCGCAGCGATCCGTACCACGTCTACATCAAGAACAGGGTCTCCATGATCTGA